Part of the Lepidochelys kempii isolate rLepKem1 chromosome 8, rLepKem1.hap2, whole genome shotgun sequence genome is shown below.
GGCTCTGCGCTGGGGTTGAGCTACTTGGTAGCACAGACCTGACTCTGCAGAAGCGATCATGTGAGTAAATGACACGCCAGGGTGCGGCCCACCTCCTACCGCCAGCAACAGGTCACGGAACCGGGAAAATCAGTTTTCAGTTTAATGACTAAATTCAAGTGAACAATAAGGCACTCACCCGTAAGCGAGTATCCACTCGCAGCGAGAGTGGCAGgagtgtgagggaaaccctggctgGGGGAGAGTCTTGTAAATAAGACTGAAAACCATGAACCGAACAAGAACGAGGGAACAGCTCATTCACGAGGGGCGGGTGCCTGGCTGCAGGGAGAGCCAATGTACTGGCCCCGGTGGGGACACCACACGCACGCTCCAGCCAGGGGATTGGCACGTGGCgtgtggggaaagggagaggatTCCCCGGCAGCTGCCTTCGGAGAGCTAAATCCCTGCAGAGCCACTTGGGAAGcctcagtgcaaagtgagtgagcagggagggggaactGTCCTGCCCCGGAGGGGAAGAGGGTGGAGCAGACAGGACGTGGGATCTCCAGTGGCCAGCTCCTCAGAGAGACGCCCCTCAGCCCCATGGCCCATCCAAAGGCTTACAAACATGACTAGTGCTGAGATTAATGCAGAGCCAGTTCTCAGGCCAGCTGGGATATCTGCTCCCAGGGATGCGCCCTCCCTGCCATTCACCCCGTCATTCCCATTTGActctgcctcccacccaccccagccctgttgctgccaccttccaccccaggggtggcGCAGCGGTTGCTGGGCTCACGGTCCCTAAATCCACCCATAAAGCTTGTGGGGTCCAAAGCTGCAGGATGAACGTTGGCAGTAAATCCAGCTgctggcccagggagcaggaaatCAAAATGAGCCAATCCAGCCGTGCCGTGGGAGGGttggcagagtggggctgggggaggggctagGGTTTGTCTCTGGGGTGGGAACAGTTGAACTGCCCCATGAATCCCACCCATCAAGGCACACAGCGTGTCCCAGGGAGCTTTTAAGTAGCTTCCACCCTCCCGCTCTTTGACCGAACAGCTGGTCTGggtctgtcccctccctccctcccaccagggCAGGGCCATCACCTGGGGATGGAGCACTGGGTCCACCACTAAGTGCCTGTCAGTGCAGCTCCCTGGGCAGCCAGCTCCCGTCACTCAGGGGAGCGTTGGCCTCCCATCGTTCCCCAGCAGGAGCGGACGGCCCCGCTGTGTGACCCAGCCCACCAGGGGAGAAGGCGAGGCAGGCGAGGGGGGGTTCCCTACTCCTTGTCCAGATAGGCCTGCACGGATTTCCACAGGGCCCGGATGTTGCCCTCCCCAAATCCTGCGGCTCCCCGACGCTCAATCAGCTCCAGGAAGAAGGTCTCCTCGGGGAAGATGGGCTTGGTGAAGATTTGCATCAGGTACCTCCTCTGGCGCGGGCTGGAGCCCCTGCCGCCTCCCTCCCCGTCCCCAGCCAGCTCACCGTCCAGCAGGATGCCATGCTGGGACAGGAGCCGGGGGTCCTGCCCAGCCTCCCAGATCTCCTCTGCTTTGCCCGCCTCGCTGTAGTAGGCCCGGGGGGGCTCGACGAACTGCACACCGGCCTCCGCCAGGGCCCGGGCCGTGGAGACGATGTCCGCGGTGTAGAGCCCAACGTGCTGGATTCCAGCTCCCCCGTGCTGCTCCAGGAAGGTGTCCACCTGGTTCTTCCCTGGCTCCGGCAGGGACTCGGCCAGGACGAACTTGCAGTCGTCAGCCAGCCCGGGCTCGCTGCCCTTCCCGTACCGCATGGCGGTGAGCCGCAGCCCCACGCCATGCCCGCGGATCCGGTAGCCCTCGGCCGCGTCCTCCTGCCTGTTGATGACGAAGCGCTGGAAGCCAAAGCAGCGCTGGTACCAGTCCAGCACGGCCCGGGTACTGCCCCGCGAGCAGGCGTAGGTGATGTGATCGAAGTGTGTGGCCTCAGCCGGGTCCCGCGGCCCCTTGGGGATGTCCCCAGCGGTGCGGAAGCCAGCCAGGAATGCCCCCCGGTAGCGGGAGCGATCCAGCAGGGTGTGGCTGACGTTCCCCACGACGGATCTCACCACGCAGTAGGTGACGGAGCCGTCGTCGTCCGTCACGTCGGTGGGCGGGATCGCCAGGGGGCAGCCCCGCTCCTGGAGGCGTCGGGAGATGCTGGGTACGTCCTGCACCTCGAAGCACACGTTGGAGGCCGTGCTCACGGGGCGCGAGGGGCTGACGTCGTAGAGGAATTCCCCGTTGCCGTGGCCCAGCGGGGGCTGCTGAGCCGGAGCGGGCCGGGTGGGGTCGGACGGGAACGTGTGGGCCGGGGgggcctcccccagcctctcatTGACGAGGAAGACAGCAGCTCCTTTGCGGAGAGCCAGCTGCCGGGCACACGCCGTCACCCGCGACGCGAACAGGTGAAAGCGGAACTTGTCCACCAGGTCGCTGACCAGGCCCGTCCCGGCGGGGACGTGGAAGGCGATGTGGGACAGCCGGCTCAGAGGGGCAGCCATGGCGCAGTGGGGTCAGACCCGCTGAACtctgcgagagagagagagagactagagCATATAGCCCAGCACCCAGGAGGGAGCGAATCAGTCCCCATTGTGCTGTATGGGCCTGGGGCTctctgccgccccctgctggggaCAGAATCAACCCCCACTGCACTGTATGGCCCAGTGCTCTCTGCTGCCCCTGCTGGGGACAGAATCAGCCCCCAATGTTTTTCAGGCCCCCCCGCAATGCCAATTAATATAGGGGACGCTGACGTCTTGCCTGCTGCACAGAAGCAGCCAGTATTAATGTCAAAGgaaggaaacacccccccccctcgccccactTCAGCTGATGCAAGCACTCCTGATGAGGACGCGCACTCCTGCCGTGTGGACATGGGGGCTGTCACCACTGCACTCCAGGACCGTGTCCAACTTCCCAGCAGCAGCTTGAAACCCACCAGCACAGCCGCTTTCAACCCTTTCCTTTGCGGACCCTGACAACATTTCGACTGGAGGCGCAGACCCTTTGGGAAATCTTGGACACCATCTGCGGACCCCCATGCAGAACCACCGACAGAAACACACCGCACTCAATGTTACCAGTGCGGTTCTGATTCTGCCCAGCAGAGAGCAGCGCTATTCATACACATGGGACCGTAATCTGAAATTTAAAACTAATAATAaacagcagggactgtctcttactctgcaTTCATTCTACGGCGTCCAGCCCAGTTATTACTTTGCATTATGGTAGGGCCTAGCAGCCTCAGCCACGGACCACAACGGGGCCCAGATTTCAGATGTAGTCTCTAGAAGCAACCACACTACAAATCATGATAAAATCCCAACTTTCCCCCCTCCGCTTCCCTCCCAGGGCATCTTGTCTTTCCAGAGTCTCCTGCtcagactggaagctctttggtaAGGGACTGTCTGTCTAGGGCagcggttttcaaccttttttcatgtgCGGGCCCCTAAAAATTTTCGACTGGAGGTGCGGCCCCCATTGGACATCTTAGACACTGTCTGTAGACCCCCATgggtccacggaccaccagtTGAAAAGCACCGTCCTGGTGTGTCTCGCACAGCTCAAATGACAGTATCAATCCGTAACGGACACTGATTCATCCAGCTTCACCATGGCCTCCTGCTTCCTTGGGTCAATGAAATCAACGCTGATTCCCACCCCGCCCAAACCGGGGGTCTTTACATCACCAGTGCCTTTGATCAGTCTGGCTCCGCCACCCCCCTCCTGACTTGCACAGGCTGGTCCTGCTGGGAGCTCATTCACTGCAAAGCCAGGATCTGTGCATGTCTCCGCTCGCCTGACCCGCTCAGCATCCCTTACCACCTCACCTGTGATGAAGTACCAAAGCCCGGCAATCGCTGGTGTCATGCCTGGCTGCCTAGGCGAGGGCCAGCACTCACAGGGCAGCCCCAGCCacgtgctgcaggcagagagcaaAGAGGAAATGCCAGGGAAAGAGCCATTCTGCggcacagggcaggggaggaCAGGCAGGAAATGGAGCAGGCTGagtgtgttcccccccc
Proteins encoded:
- the HPDL gene encoding 4-hydroxyphenylpyruvate dioxygenase-like protein, with amino-acid sequence MAAPLSRLSHIAFHVPAGTGLVSDLVDKFRFHLFASRVTACARQLALRKGAAVFLVNERLGEAPPAHTFPSDPTRPAPAQQPPLGHGNGEFLYDVSPSRPVSTASNVCFEVQDVPSISRRLQERGCPLAIPPTDVTDDDGSVTYCVVRSVVGNVSHTLLDRSRYRGAFLAGFRTAGDIPKGPRDPAEATHFDHITYACSRGSTRAVLDWYQRCFGFQRFVINRQEDAAEGYRIRGHGVGLRLTAMRYGKGSEPGLADDCKFVLAESLPEPGKNQVDTFLEQHGGAGIQHVGLYTADIVSTARALAEAGVQFVEPPRAYYSEAGKAEEIWEAGQDPRLLSQHGILLDGELAGDGEGGGRGSSPRQRRYLMQIFTKPIFPEETFFLELIERRGAAGFGEGNIRALWKSVQAYLDKE